The sequence CTCTCAATACCAGCAGTAAGTTGTGGAATATTTGGCTTTCCAAAAGAAAAAGGCACAAAGATTATTGTAAAAACTATTTTAAAATTCTTAAGATTTAATGGAGGAGTCTTTAATGAAATACATTTAATTGGTATTGGTAAAGAAATCCCAGAACTTTTTAGAGAAGCTTTGAAAAATGCATAAGATTGATATTTATACAGATGGTGCATCAAGAGGGAACCCAGGAAAAAGTGCATGTTCCTATGTTTTTGTATTGGATGGAAATATTATTAAGTTCCATAGCGAATACATCGGACTTGCAATCAATAATGTTGCAGAATATTCTGCTTTGTTATTAGCACTTAAAGAGGCTTTAAAGGATTCCTATGAAGAATTGACTGTTTATTCCGATTCCCTCTTACTTATCTCCCAAATTAAAGGAGAATATAAAGTAAAATCACCTAACCTTAAAATTCTCAATGAAGAGGTTCTGACAATTGTTCCAAAATTTGAGAAAATAACTTTTAATCATGTAGGTAGAGAAAATAAATTTATAAAGTTAGCCGACTACTTGAATACAATTATTCTTGGGCCAAAATGAATTAAGGTTTTATATACTCAATTCTTACAATTCTCTCTTTATCAAACCATGTCACATTACACCCTAAAGATTCTGATACAAATCTTAACGGGATCATGGTTCTATCGTTTATAATAATGGGCTTGACTAAAGGATTATTAGGATCAATTTGAACGTTTTTACCATCTACTATCGCAACATTATTACCAATCTGGAGTTTTATTGTCTTACCGTCTAGGAGTATAGTAACAACTTGGTCGTTTTGAGACCAAGAAATTGAGCCTCCAAAAACTTCAACAATAGCACGGATTGGCACCAATGTTCTATTCCAGCCACTTAAAATTATAGGAGTAGTTCCTCTCCCTGGATCAATTTCAACAGGAAAACTATTTACATGCATGATTGGATCGTTTATTTTTAATTCAACGGTCAGTTTTATATTTCCTTTGTAAAAAACTTTGATTTTCCTTACACTTTCTTCTAAAGTTTTTGCCCTAGATACTATTAGAATTTCTTCACTGTGGTTAATAAGCAAATAAGAAAAAGAAAAGTTTCCAGATTCATCGACATAAACATCTTTCCCATTAATAGAAACTGTGCACTCTACGGTCGTTTTACCTACAATATTAATTTTCTGCTCATTTGCTATATACCCTTCAGGAAGATTAACACTTAAATAAGGTGTTATACTAACTCCTCCAGAAATCAAATTTTCAAAGTCTCTTATTTCATCAGTCAAAAGGACATATTTTGCGTTTGAAATGCTGAGAGTTGCTCTACCAATTGATAAAGGTTTAAATACTAT comes from Caldisericaceae bacterium and encodes:
- a CDS encoding macro domain-containing protein; amino-acid sequence: LSIPAVSCGIFGFPKEKGTKIIVKTILKFLRFNGGVFNEIHLIGIGKEIPELFREALKNA
- a CDS encoding ribonuclease HI family protein, which encodes MHKIDIYTDGASRGNPGKSACSYVFVLDGNIIKFHSEYIGLAINNVAEYSALLLALKEALKDSYEELTVYSDSLLLISQIKGEYKVKSPNLKILNEEVLTIVPKFEKITFNHVGRENKFIKLADYLNTIILGPK